CTGAATTCGCGTTGGAAGCTCTCTCGAGAAGTAAAATCAAGAAAGTACTGTTAGTGGGTCGACGTGGTCCTTTGCAAGTTGCCTACACCATCAAAGAACTGAGAGAGTTGCTCAAACTGCCAAGTTGTTCCACCATATGGAGGCCGAATGATTTTCGAGGTATGTATGTGCTACATTCAAGTAATATTTGTGTTCATTATTTGCATTCGCCCAGGTGTGCAAGAAGCCGTACCAAAGTTGGCAAGGCCCAGGAAGCGTATCACCGAGCTGATGTTGAAGAGCCTTTCCGAGCAGAGCAAACAACCGAACTCAAGTGGCATCTTTCAACCTGTCTTCTTTCGGTCGCCAACCAAAATCAACGGAGACGATTGTGTCCAATCTGTGGAATATGCTGTTAATAGATTGGAGGATGATAGGGCAATTCCTACCGACGAGATGGAAACGATTCAAACCGATCTTGTTTGTCGCAGTATTGGCTACATGTCCACCAATGTTGACCAAGAACTGAACTTCGACAATCGCAAGGGATGTGTGCGTAATGTATCAGGTAAGATGATATACTCGAATAATCGATGAGCCAATTGTGAAACTTGAGAATCATCCGTAGGTCGTGTACTAAAGAGGACATCCACTGGCTGTGATGAAAATGTGGCTGATGTCGAGGGCAACTTTGAGAATGGACTTTATTCTTCGGGATGGTTGGCGACTGGTCCCACCGGAGTGATCCTCACCACAATGAATAATTCTTTTGGTGTTGCGGATGTGATATGTAAAGATTTCCAAAATAACATAATTCGTGCGAATGAAAACAGATCTGGGCTGGATTTGAGGGGAAAACGGACAGTTAGTTGGGCTGGCTGGAAAGCAATCGAC
The Toxorhynchites rutilus septentrionalis strain SRP chromosome 2, ASM2978413v1, whole genome shotgun sequence genome window above contains:
- the LOC129771866 gene encoding NADPH:adrenodoxin oxidoreductase, mitochondrial, whose amino-acid sequence is MHLSTTLIRSLRNGYTRRYVSTSTTVQKRICIVGAGPAGFYAAQYILKHLENSEIDIVEKLPVPFGLVRFGVAPDHPEVKNVINTFTKTAENPRVRFLGNLSLGKDFTLAELRERYHAVLLTYGADKDRTLNIPNETLRNVLSAREFVAWYNGLPGFENFNPDLSGSTLTLLGQGNVAIDVARIVLSNVDELKKTDITEFALEALSRSKIKKVLLVGRRGPLQVAYTIKELRELLKLPSCSTIWRPNDFRGVQEAVPKLARPRKRITELMLKSLSEQSKQPNSSGIFQPVFFRSPTKINGDDCVQSVEYAVNRLEDDRAIPTDEMETIQTDLVCRSIGYMSTNVDQELNFDNRKGCVRNVSGRVLKRTSTGCDENVADVEGNFENGLYSSGWLATGPTGVILTTMNNSFGVADVICKDFQNNIIRANENRSGLDLRGKRTVSWAGWKAIDEEEIRRGTEKGKLKEKIVNVDEMLKIADGK